A genomic region of Antennarius striatus isolate MH-2024 chromosome 2, ASM4005453v1, whole genome shotgun sequence contains the following coding sequences:
- the lamtor5 gene encoding ragulator complex protein LAMTOR5 → MESTLEQHLDDTMKNPAVVGVLCTDQQGHNLGCRGSLSDEHGGVVSVLAKQAAALTRDPTDPPTVCLESESGNILVRSHGTITVAVHKISS, encoded by the exons ATGGAATCGACCCTGGAACAGCATCTTGATGATAC CATGAAGAATCCAGCGGTCGTCGGTGTGCTTTGCACGGATCAACAGGGACACAACTTGGGCT GTCGTGGCTCCCTGTCAGATGAACATGGTGGTGTTGTGTCAGTTTTAGCCAAACAAGCTGCAGCTCTCACCAGAGACCCCACAGACCCCCCTACTGTGTGCCTGGAGTCTGAATCAGG aAACATTCTGGTGAGGAGTCATGGAACCATCACAGTAGCAGTTCACAAGATATCATCCTGA